In Populus alba chromosome 4, ASM523922v2, whole genome shotgun sequence, the genomic window AACAAGAATAAGGTGCAGCAAATAACCCCAATGGGTACACCCTCAGGTaataaagatacaaggtgtaaaatGCAATGCTAAAATTCCGACTTTAGAATGGCTAGGATTTAACGCGATAAGGTAGAGATTCTCTCATGAAAAGAGATCGGCCTTGAACCTTAAAAAAGACTAACGAATAAAAACCTgacttagaaaaaacaatcaaacaacaataaattttacttCAATAAACAATCAATTCACATTCTATTCATTATCCAATCTTCTTGAACTCATCACATCACAATTCATCCCATCACATTAGTCATATTTTATATAACACATTTAACTACCACATGAATTAAATTAAGattcatccataaaaataattgaaatatgaATGGcaacatataatttaaattaagaatCATTTAACTACGATGTTTAGAGTTAATACAAATAGTATTAAAGGAAATTATACATTAGGTAATAAGAGATTTAACTAATATTTAATCCCAACATGTCATAAAATTCCTagcataataataattatattaaatatttaacataTATGTTTATCATCCCAAAATCTCTCCAAATATACAACATCAATTATGTTCTTGTATGATACAAAACACAAAGTGCTCCATAATCTACTAATGTCTACAATGCTACAAAGGctctaaaatcattttatactacaatcaattaattaatataacataatatttttatatatatacaatttaatgaattttctaAGTAACTAAGGGATGCACTTCCaacaaaaattaagttaataaataacttaattacTAGTAATAAACTCTGATCTGATAGTAAACTCTCATCCAAGGTATCTAGTTTCATAGCCTTGAACAAGACACTAATCCTTAAACAAAATACTTACTTCAGATTTAAATGAAACTGCACTTCAAATTGCAATCGCGAATGGAAATGCCATATTTCCagattccaataaaaaaaaataatatctatatgAGTTACTAAAACAATCGGGCTCTGAAGAATTGGCGGGCTGCAATGGATTAAGCCTGAACTTAAGACTGGGCCCATCTTAACTTGCTCAATTCCTCTCATAACATTGTCTGCTGACCTTCTTGTAGTCGACGCTTTCCATCTCAGGTCAGCTCCTCAAATCAATTACTATGCTTTCAAACTCACAATAACTTGAGGCCTCTCAATTTGTCAAAACCCATCGCTGGTCCAACAAGGAAACAAAGCAATTTGCAGAGTTGCTTTTCTCAAGTTGCTCTGATAGTGGCCTCCGATAGTTACAGGGCATCGAATTAGCTGACCGATACTTGTCAACGAACTTGAATCTGCGGAGAAGACAGGGAATATGCGGTGCAAAGATGGGTGGTCGATAACGGAACATGAAATTGGTTTCTTTGTGTAGGAATTTTGAAGCTTAACATTATCAGTATAAAAGGCACAGAGATTTGATATCTGAATTATAAGATATAATTCAGCTTCTTATCCTGAATTATAAGAAGTTGCGATAAAAATAGTGAGTCCCACCAATAACTGAGGTCTGACCTCAACTTTAACTTGCTTTTATTGAAATCTGATCTTAGTTATTAGTTTATCTTTGCAAGCttatatttctaaaacaaaaaacgaTCGTTGAAAATATAGTGAAACCAAAATAACCTTAACCTTTACCCTTCCCCTTTACGTTTCTTTCAATTTGTCTtcgctaacaaaaaaaaagagagagagccaTTCACAAGACACATACTTTAGCAATACATATGCCAAAATACCTGAATGAAGATGTTTGTCAAGTTTCATAGTTAAACAATTGgataaattcttttttcaaaattcaaagtaACTCTTGGATTTTTTTCGTTAACTAACAAACTTTCAATACCTTAGCATATCAACGAcattcatttcttttgttttggactAACACAGCTCACCAAGTTTCAAGTCTCTAATAAATCCAATGTTAGCTCTAGAGAAGAGAAGATTTTTCAACTGATGTCGTTACATGCTAATAAATCAATGGATATCAGAGATCTTCTCAAATAGATCATGTTCATTATGAGATTACAGctagtttaatgaaacaataaaaatcaaaatgtaatATCGCTCTGTTATTTTAATGACGTATTAATAATCCCATGcagaataatataattgaaaactaaaaaattactacatgtttttttagtcattttattattaagaaCACTTTCAAcaacagttttaaccaaatatcttttaattatttttatttaataataatttcaaccgtatttttaacaaaatacataGCTGAACGCAACtaacaacaactaaaaataactttttaaaacttatttttttcaaactataataGTAAAAGTTATAACAGTGACAAACATAGTAAATGTGCTTACAAACTTTCCAAACCGTACCTCTAATCAAGTACTATATATTTTTGACTATTTAGTATAATATTAATCGCACGACCCTTAACGTTTACTCATGCACAGTTGGATAAGAAGCATCCTTGGCAACGCCACATAGGCCTTCGCTTGAACCGATGCCTCTTCGCATCCTCATATACCCGCTTTCACCCCAACTGGTTCCCCATGAATTCTTTACCAACCAATAATCAGTCCCATCACTGTCAGTACCATATCCAATTGCAGTAACCGCGTGGTTTAGATTTGTCCCACAATCCCCTTCGAAGACACCGCTGCTGTAAAACCGGAAATCGTTCCCACCACCGTCAATAGCGACAGATACTGGCTGTTTGGCCACAGCTTGCAGGAGAGCGTTTTCATTATTCTGTGGCACGTCTTCATACCCAGTTATTTCTGCTGCAATAGAGGCTGCCTTCTCGCTATAGCAAGTGCCATCTGCTCCTTGGTAGGGGTAATTATCTTCGCTTGTTAGCCCTCCGTTTCgtataatatatttgaaagcATTGTCCATGAGACCACCTTCACAGCCTTTATTTCCAACATCACAGTCCACAAGCTGTTGCTCTGATAATGATATTAAGTTACCTGTCTTAAGCATTATAATTCCTTCCATTGCTGCCACCGTGGAAAATGCCCAGCAACACCCTACCATTcaacataattataaatcaacGAGCAGAGTCATCGAAGCAGGGATCAGAACTCTGTGAAACTTCCCGTATTTACTTACGGCAACTAAAGAATACTAGGAGTAATATTATATATCCCCGCTTTATATACAAACAAGTTTATGAAGGTcattatttatgaattatatcAAATCGGACTCTAGTTTTTCTCGGGTCTTAATTACTTAAAAGGATCTGATATTGTTACACTTTATGTATGACTTTCCATGcagattaaaaatatcattaattgatATAGTTACGTCAATTTTCTCCTTATTATTGGGTATAGCTAATGGTCTTTTTAGAGTACGTGTTAAGAATCATTTAAGAGTACTTATAATTAatcataatatgtttttatttaaaaaataccaccttataaaataacatttatttaatctctttaaaaattttaattttatatatatatatatatatatatatatatatattatcattctaatcaaattttatttttctagccttttacacttaaaaatcactattataaaaaatatattcacgattaaataatcataaataacttattatttcttaaaaagtatttttaatatattataatacttTTTGATTATTCTATACCTCAAAAGcacaacaaaaagaattaacgaaacataataaaataaaacaactctACCAATGCAAGAGATATCAATAATAGTggttttgcatgaatattaatttattcctttataataaaaaaagaaacatttaattaattatattagtagatttaaacatttattttaaacatatttgaacatattcatatcaaaacccctaaattatcataaaccctaatatttttaataactaattataaaataataaaattaaaattaaacaatgaaataaaaaaaataaagaaaatttacctaaaatataaagcaaaaaccacaaaaaaaaaaaaagaagatcaatTGTTTAACTATACTTTATGAGAAATTTGCATACCAGGGAGGCAAAGAATAGCAGCTCATGAAAAGAACAAAGCAACACAGTAGCTAATGAAAAGAACAAAGCGGTAAAGGCAAGGAACAAAATATACTCTTTGTTagtaagggctcaaaggtgctcgaagaggaaatgagggctcaaaggcgctcgaagaggaAGCGAGCGCTCGAAGAGGAAGCGAgcgctcaaaggcgctcgaagaggaTAGCGAGCGCTTAAAGGCGCTCGAACaggaaatgagggctcaaaggcgctcgaagggaggtgagggctcaaaggcgctcgaaggGAGGTGAGGACTCATAGGCGCTCGAAGGGGCTCGAAGAGAAAGCGAGGGCACAAAGGCGCTCAAaaaagaagtgagggctcaaaggcgcgctaaaaaaatgaaagcgagggctcaaaggcgcttgaagagaagcgagggctcaaaggcgccgTTTCTGAATCAAACGCTCCACCTTCTTCATCACTCAAGACCGTTTCAGCAGGATATCGGTAACGGCAGATCATGGGACACATGGATGAACGTGGCTCACCCTGATTACCACGTTCTCTGGCTTTATGACCGACCAACAAAAATAAGGTGCAGCAAATGACCCGAATGGGTACACCCTCAGGTaataaagatacaaggtgtaaaatgcgatgctaaaattttaactttaaaacggttaggatttaacccgataaggtagagactctctcatgaagagagattaACCTTGAACCTTAAAaaagaccaacgaatagaaacccgacttagaaaaaacaatcaaacaacaatgcatcTTGCTTCAATAAATAGTCAATTCACATTCCATTCATTATCCAATCTTCTTGAACTCATCACATCACAGTTCATCCCAACATACTAGTCATATTTTATATGACACATTTAACTACGACATTAATTAGATTAAGATTCATCCACAAAATAATCGAAATATGAAcaacatataatttaaattaagtatCATTTAACTACCATGTTTAGAGTTAATACAAATAGTATTAAAGGAAATTCTACATTAGGTAATAAGAGATttttcataacccaatttttgacctttttattttaattattttatttactaaaaaatgatgaaaaacaagtaaaaataaaataaataaagaataaattaaaatttgggttaagggcaacatgattggaagtttaaagatttaattaaactcttgactaatttaattaattaaatcaagagcttaattgtagaattgataagttttgagacttaattgagcttggaattaatttaattaatcaaaccaaagggtttaattggagagttGATAAATTTGgaacttaattggacttggatttaatttaattaatgaaatcaaggacttaattgaagaaatagcaaagtttggggttaattggggGCACAATTGCAAACagattaaaatccaaggactaacTTGTAAAAGATGCCGAAATGCAGGGCTCCAATTTCAATTTAactaggggcttaattacaaaactttccaAAATTCAAGGTCCAAAATGAAAGTTGCCATTTCCAGTTGTGAACGGCGCCGTTTCTGAATCAAACGCTCCACCTTCTTCGTCGCTCAAGACCGTTTCAGCAGGAGATCGGTAACGGCAGATCGTGGGACGCATGGACGAACGTGGCTCACCATGATTACCAcgttctctggctttataaaagccagagaaaaaggaaaaaaaagggtggAGGCAAAAACCCAGGGGGGCAGAGGAACGAGCAGGGGAAATCGTAGAAAGGCCTCAGCAACAGTGGGATTTTGGACGAGAAACAGAGGAAAAACTCCAGCTAAACGGACgaaaaaacagaagagaagGAACCCAGAAAACAGAGGGGTGAGAGACGGGAAAAAAGAACCAGAAGAGGGGAGTACacagaaaaaaaaggggaaacaCAGGGCATTAAAACAGAACGAAAGAGATTAtacagagaaaaaagaaagaaataggaACGAGAGAGGGAGCATACAGAAAAAAAACGAACACAGAAGGGAGCCAAGTTTTTCCCCCcctgtttcttctcaaagaaacagaggaggcCACGAGTGGAGAagcagaagagagagagagaaagagcagGAGAGAAGAGGATTGGAAACAGAGGGCGAAGGGAACAAAATCGGAGGAAGAAAGTAACGACCCGATGTCCTCCATCGCGTCTCTGCTTCCCTGCGCCCAGGTAAGCCATTCTTTCTCCTTTCGTTTTCTTTGATTCATTTAAATGAGGAGCATtgcactgtgcgaaggtaattaattaccttcgcgCTGTGTATGCACGCGTGGACACTCCACGCGTGCCTCCTGCTGGCTTAGGCCCAGCCGGGCCACTCGCTTGGGCTAGTGGCCGGGTCAAGCTGGCCCAACCCCAAAAAATATATGCTGAATTGAGCTTTGCCCAGCccagcttaaaaaaataaaaaatatatataaaaaataaaacatgtatgcatgaataaaaataatataaatttattggtttattcactgatgtcagagtcatgaataaaaaaactagtttaaatttatattattcattgtatttttatttttatttagcaagaaaaaataaaaattgtgcatgtgtaaaaataaatttattttgtttgtttattcatgacaccagagtcaggaataaaaataaatattatttaaatttattttgtttttatagctacgtaatatttatcaacgccagagttggaagtatccgtagttgaatattcattggcgccagagttaggaatattataagcaaattatcatagcacaaaaaactaataaacatttagcaatatAAGACAAAACCAGtaatgcagtctgcctcaggcagaacgtttaaggggtgataatatcttctcttttatgTAATCAGTCCCGAACCATTGAATCTCTGTTGatcaattagggttcctagtgactataatattaggtggcgactccttaaataaGACCATTTCccattaaagaacaggatgctagaaatccgttcttttcaaaaaatatattttttaaggccgccgcgataTCGGGTGCGACAATATTTAACTAATATTTAATCCCAACATGTCATAAAATTCCTagcataataattattatattaaatattaaacatgTATTCTATATAAGAATGAGTTTGCATTTGCTTTTCCTCTCAACCATAAACATATAGAGTTTAGTTAATTATAAGAAGTTGCGATAAAAATAGTGAGTTCCACCAATAACTGAGGTCTGACCTCAACTTTAACTTGCTTTTATTGAAATCTGATCTTAGTTATTAGTTTATCTTTGCAAGCTTatatttccaaaacaaaaaacgatCGTTGAAAATATAGTGAAACCAAAATAACCTTAACCTTTACCCTTCCCCATTACGTTTCTTTCAATTTGTCTTCGCTGACTAAAAATGTGAGAGAGCCATTCACAATACATATATACCACCAGAAGAGAAGATGTTTTAACTGATGTCGTTACATGCTAATAAAGTAATGGATATAAGAGACCTTCTCAAATAGATTATGTTAATGATGATATTACAGctagtttaatgaaacaataaaaataaaattataatattacatTGTTGTTTTAATGACGTATAAATAATCTCAAGtagaataatataattcaaaactacaaaattactacatgtgttttttaatcattttattattaacaacactttcaacaacaattttaaccaaacacctttcaattatttttatttaataataatttcaaccatatttttaacaaaacacatAATTTAACGCAACTAACAACATCTAAAAATGACTttttaaaacctattttttaaaatactagaaTCGTGAAAGCTATCACAATCACAAACACACTCTAATTGcttttccaaactttccaaaCCGTACCTCTAATCAagtactatatattttttgactaTTTAGTATAATATTACTCGCACGACCCTTAACGTTTACTCTCGTGCAGTTGGATAAGAAGCATCCATGGCAACGCCACATAGGCCTTCGCTTGAACCGATGCCTCTTCGCATCCTCATATACCCACTTTCACCCCAACTGGTTCCCCATGAATTCTTTACCAACCAATAATCAGTCCCATCACTATCAGTACCATATCCAATTGCAGTAACCGCGTGGTTTAGATTTGTCCCACAATCCCCTTTGAAGACACCACTTTTATAAAACTGGAAATCGTGCCCCCCACCGTCAACAGCAACAGATACTGGCTGTTTGGCCACAGCTTGCAGGAGAGCGTTTTCATTATTCTGTGGCACGTCTTCATACCCAGTTATTTCTGCTGCAATAGATGCTTCCTTCTCGCTATTGCAAGTGCCATCTACTCCTTGGTAGGGGTAATTGTCTTCACTTGTTAGCCCTCCGTTTTGTTTAATGTATTTGAAAGCAGTGTCCATGAGACCACCTTCACAGCCTTTATTTCCAACATCACAGTCCACAAGCTGTTGTTCTGATAATGATATTAACTTACTTGTCTTAAGCTTTATAATTCCTTCCATTGCTGCCACCGTGGAAAATGCCCAGCAACACCCTACCATTcaacataattataaatcaacGAGCAGAATCATCGAAGCAGGGATCAGAACTCTGTGAAACTTCCCGTATTTACTTACGGCAATTAAAGAATACTAGGAGTAATATTATATATCCCCACTTTATATACAAACAAGTTTATGAAGGTcattatttatgaattatatcAAATCGGACTCTAGTTTTTCTCAAGTCTTAATAACTTAAAAGGATCTGATATTGTTACACTTTGTGTATGACTTTCCATGcagattaaaaatatcattaattgatATAGTTACGTCAATTTTCTCCTTATTATTGGGTATAGCTAATGGTCTTTTTAGAGTACGTGTTAAGAATCATTTAAGAGTACTTATAATTAatcataatatgtttttatttaaaaaataccaccttataaaataacatttatttaatctttttaataaattttaattatatatatatatatatatattatcattctaatcaaattttatttttctagccttttacacttaaaaatcactattataaaaaatatattcacgattaaataatcataaataacttattatttcttaaaaagtatttttaatatattataatacttTTTGATTATTCTATACCTCAAAAGcacaacaaaaagaattaacgaaacataataaaataaaacaactctATGTCTTTTACAAAGTAGCTTTGATTataaattttggaagaaaatacaagaattaatattttgacCACAATTATTTTGTGtgacaaaatatcaatttatctaCTTAAGACTTCAAGTTTGgagttttttattagtttaaattCTTACAAAATAGTTTTAGTTTAGGTGCACAACCAGAATATTTGGGgtaccaaaatgaaaaacaaataaacctcAAGGACTCTCGAgataaagcaaaaaacaaaattgatataCCCAAAAGACAGCATTCTTATTATGATAAATTAAGTATACTTACCACAAGCACCTTGATCTTTAACTGGGGTGACTGCACCGGCTTTTCTCCAATCCTTTGAAGTTGGCATGTCACTtagattttcatatttaaatgaTGAAGACATCACTTTGGATGATTGTCTCTTGTACCCATGATACATAGCACGAAACTCTTCATTGGTCAAGTCTGCGAATTTGTTCACACCAAGCTTGTATCCGCGGTCAGAACCGTTGTTAAATGCTTCTATGCGTTCAATGTTTTCCTTAAAAATCAAGTATCGTTTATCCTTCTCTTTCATGTCTCCATAGGCACGTCCATATTGAGCCATCCATTCTTCATGCCTCTTCAACATATATTCCTGCTCATCAAGAGGACGACAAGCTATTTTTGTTGCCCATGCAGCTAAAATAAGGAGAAATTGCAGAAAAATATGAGTATTGCATTTCTTTGCGGCCATGGTACGTGTAAGAGTATATGCGTCTACAGCCTTGTAAGTGAGTGTTTTTCTACTGGCACTGCAAATTCAAAACAGCGCAATGGGGTTTTATAGACACAGTTTTGTAACCATCTTCTTTCTATGTGACTAGCCTTAATTCTACGTTTGGAGCTTAGAAGACGTTTGGAGTAATATGTGACCCAGTTAATTGATTGGTACTG contains:
- the LOC118053654 gene encoding senescence-specific cysteine protease SAG12, with translation MVGCCWAFSTVAAMEGIIMLKTGNLISLSEQQLVDCDVGNKGCEGGLMDNAFKYIIRNGGLTSEDNYPYQGADGTCYSEKAASIAAEITGYEDVPQNNENALLQAVAKQPVSVAIDGGGNDFRFYSSGVFEGDCGTNLNHAVTAIGYGTDSDGTDYWLVKNSWGTSWGESGYMRMRRGIGSSEGLCGVAKDASYPTVHE
- the LOC118053652 gene encoding senescence-specific cysteine protease SAG12, with product MAAKKCNTHIFLQFLLILAAWATKIACRPLDEQEYMLKRHEEWMAQYGRAYGDMKEKDKRYLIFKENIERIEAFNNGSDRGYKLGVNKFADLTNEEFRAMYHGYKRQSSKVMSSSFKYENLSDMPTSKDWRKAGAVTPVKDQGACGCCWAFSTVAAMEGIIKLKTSKLISLSEQQLVDCDVGNKGCEGGLMDTAFKYIKQNGGLTSEDNYPYQGVDGTCNSEKEASIAAEITGYEDVPQNNENALLQAVAKQPVSVAVDGGGHDFQFYKSGVFKGDCGTNLNHAVTAIGYGTDSDGTDYWLVKNSWGTSWGESGYMRMRRGIGSSEGLCGVAMDASYPTARE